The Comamonas piscis region TCATGCCGAACAGCGCATAGCTGCCCAAGGCGCCGGCCTGCACGGGCGAGAGGCTCCACTCCTTCATCAGCACGGGCAGCACGGCGCCGTAGATGAACAGGTCATAGCCATCAAACACCAGCAGCAAGCCGCATAGCAGGGTGACCATCCAGTGGAAGCGCGTAAAGCGGGCGTTGTCTATGACCTGGTTGACGTCCAAGGTTTTCATCTCTGTCTCCTTTTATAAGGGCTGGGTTGTTCAGCCCGGTTTGGCTTCATGGGCCGGTATCACTGCAATGGCCTTGATCTCCACGATGTAGCCGGGCGCGCCGCCCAGCATGTGTGCGCCCACCGCCGTCCAGGCGGGAAGCGGATGGCTGTGCAAAAAGCGGTTGCGCACCTGCATGAACAAGGGCAGGTCGCGCATATCGGTGTGAAAGCTGGTCAGATCAACCACATCGGCCAGGCTGACGCCTGCGGCCTCCAGCACCAGCTGCAGGTTGGCAAAGGCCTGCGTGATCTGGGCTTCGCGGTCCTCGACCAGCTGCAGGTCGGGCTTGCGGCCGATCTGGCCGGATACATAGACGGTGTTACCGACCCGGATGGCCGGGGCGTAGCCGATCTGCTCGTACACCGCCTCCATGCCGGGCGGAACAATCGCTTGGCGATCAGTCATGGTGTCTCCTGGGCCCGCGCATTGCTGCAGCTTTGCAGTGCTGCGCGGGCACGGTTTTTCTTTTTTGAATGAGTAGGGCGGTTGGCGGCGGGCTGCGCTCAGCCGTTGTCGCCACCGGCTACGGGCAGCACCGCACCGGTGATGTAGGCCGCCTCGTCGGAGGCCAGAAACAGGATTGGGCCGACCTGGTCATCGAGGCTGCCGTAGCGCTTGAAGTAGTTGGACTCGGTCACCTGCTGCACGGCTTCGCGCATCCAGGTCTGCTCCTGCGGGCTGTCGCCTGCGGCATTGCGCGGCACCCGCCGGGGCGGCGCATTGGTACCGCCGGGGGCCGAGGCGACGACGCGGATGTTCTGCGGTGCGTATTCCATCGCCAGCGACTGCGTCAAGGCATTGACGCCGCCTTTGGCGGCCGAGTACGGCACCCGGCGAATGCCGCGCGTGGCGTTGGATGACACATTGACGATGGTGCCGCCGCCGCGTGCCAGCAGATGCGGCAGCACGGCATGGCAGGCATAGAGGGTGGGCATCAGCGAGCGGCGGATTTCTGCATCGATCTGCGCGGGCTCGAACTCGGCAAAGGGGCGCATGCGGATCGCGCCGCCCACGCCGTTGACGAGAATGTCGATGCCGCCAAACAGCTGCGCGGCCTGGGTCATGGCGGCCTGCGCGCCTTCGTAGGTTTCCAGGTCGGCCACCAGGCCGGCCGCATTGGCGCTGCCAGCCTCGGCCGCCACCTCGGCAATAAAGTCGGCCCGGTCGACCAGCAGCACCTTGGCGCCTTCAGCCACGGCGCGCAGCGCCACGCCCCGGCCAATGCCCTGGGCCGCG contains the following coding sequences:
- a CDS encoding RidA family protein, which produces MTDRQAIVPPGMEAVYEQIGYAPAIRVGNTVYVSGQIGRKPDLQLVEDREAQITQAFANLQLVLEAAGVSLADVVDLTSFHTDMRDLPLFMQVRNRFLHSHPLPAWTAVGAHMLGGAPGYIVEIKAIAVIPAHEAKPG
- the benD gene encoding benzoate diol dehydrogenase BenD, whose product is MNAPLQPASYQRFAGKVMVVTGAAQGIGRGVALRAVAEGAKVLLVDRADFIAEVAAEAGSANAAGLVADLETYEGAQAAMTQAAQLFGGIDILVNGVGGAIRMRPFAEFEPAQIDAEIRRSLMPTLYACHAVLPHLLARGGGTIVNVSSNATRGIRRVPYSAAKGGVNALTQSLAMEYAPQNIRVVASAPGGTNAPPRRVPRNAAGDSPQEQTWMREAVQQVTESNYFKRYGSLDDQVGPILFLASDEAAYITGAVLPVAGGDNG